A single window of Marinobacter sp. LA51 DNA harbors:
- a CDS encoding cold-shock protein, giving the protein MSDTKTGHVKWFNESKGFGFIAQDGGSDVFVHYSAINASGFRTLTEGQQVQFTVTQGPKGPQAENVTPV; this is encoded by the coding sequence ATGTCCGATACAAAAACTGGCCACGTTAAGTGGTTCAACGAGTCCAAAGGCTTTGGCTTTATCGCTCAGGATGGTGGCAGTGACGTGTTTGTTCACTACAGTGCAATCAACGCAAGCGGTTTCCGCACCCTGACCGAAGGCCAGCAGGTGCAGTTTACCGTTACTCAGGGCCCGAAAGGTCCTCAGGCGGAAAACGTAACCCCGGTCTAA
- the leuA gene encoding 2-isopropylmalate synthase, with amino-acid sequence MAFDYRKYAAFKPVRKTDRRWPDQVIEKAPTWCAVDLRDGNQALVKPMTVAQKQRLFDLLVKLGFKEIEIGFPSASQPDFDFCRKLIDEGRIPDDVKIQVLTQARPELIERTYAALKGAKQAIVHVYNSTSTVQREQVFGLDRTGIREIAVKGAIHVRDLAARAPETEWTFQYSPESFTGTELDFAAEVVDAVTEVWRPDQGQPVIINLPATVEMATPNVFADQIEWICDNIQRREHLSISVHTHNDRGCGVAAAELAVMAGADRVEGTLMGNGERTGNMDLVTMAMNLYSQGVDPTLDLSGMAEITEVVEACTEISTHPRHPYAGELVFTAFSGSHQDAIRKCLARRTEGETWNVAYLPIDPFDVGRRYEEVVRINSQSGKGGVAYVLERDYNISLPRWLQIEFSKTVQREAETNGGEIDSLTIHRLFEERYLKVHKDWELRGYDLHRDANGVRADVTVGAEAQPVTLQGRGLGAVEAVSDALGQRFGIAIAVEAYDEFALGEGTNANALACIRLMVNETHCSAAALAEDTTSATLQALFSAVAQVVGSSGEARQSDRQAAEV; translated from the coding sequence ATGGCTTTTGATTATCGTAAATACGCTGCGTTCAAGCCCGTCAGGAAGACCGATCGGCGTTGGCCTGACCAAGTTATCGAGAAGGCACCCACCTGGTGTGCTGTCGATCTTCGGGACGGTAATCAGGCGCTGGTTAAGCCGATGACCGTTGCGCAAAAGCAGAGGTTGTTTGATCTGCTGGTGAAGCTGGGCTTCAAAGAGATTGAAATCGGTTTCCCGTCAGCCAGTCAGCCGGATTTCGATTTTTGCCGGAAACTGATTGATGAAGGCCGGATTCCCGACGACGTCAAGATTCAGGTGCTGACCCAGGCTCGTCCTGAGTTGATTGAGCGCACCTACGCAGCTCTCAAAGGCGCCAAACAGGCGATTGTCCATGTCTACAACTCCACCTCCACGGTGCAGCGGGAGCAGGTGTTCGGGTTGGACCGGACCGGCATTCGCGAGATCGCGGTCAAGGGTGCGATCCACGTGCGAGATTTGGCAGCCAGGGCGCCGGAAACTGAGTGGACCTTCCAGTATTCGCCAGAAAGCTTCACGGGCACCGAACTGGATTTTGCGGCCGAAGTGGTGGACGCCGTGACCGAGGTCTGGCGCCCGGACCAGGGTCAGCCGGTCATTATCAACCTGCCGGCGACCGTGGAAATGGCAACGCCGAACGTGTTTGCCGACCAGATCGAGTGGATTTGCGATAACATCCAGCGCCGCGAGCATCTGAGCATCAGCGTTCACACCCATAACGACCGGGGCTGCGGGGTGGCTGCCGCCGAACTGGCGGTGATGGCCGGTGCTGACCGGGTTGAAGGTACCTTGATGGGTAACGGTGAGCGGACCGGCAATATGGATCTGGTCACCATGGCCATGAATCTCTATTCCCAGGGCGTTGACCCGACACTGGATCTGTCCGGGATGGCCGAAATCACCGAGGTGGTTGAAGCCTGTACCGAAATTTCCACCCATCCCCGTCATCCCTACGCCGGCGAATTGGTGTTTACCGCGTTCTCGGGCAGTCATCAGGATGCTATTCGCAAATGCCTGGCCCGCCGCACCGAAGGCGAGACCTGGAATGTGGCCTACCTGCCCATTGATCCGTTTGATGTTGGTCGTCGATATGAGGAAGTCGTGCGAATCAACAGTCAGTCGGGCAAGGGTGGCGTGGCCTATGTGCTTGAGCGGGACTACAACATCAGCTTGCCGCGCTGGCTGCAGATTGAGTTCAGCAAGACCGTTCAACGGGAGGCGGAAACCAACGGGGGTGAAATCGATTCGCTGACTATCCACCGCTTATTTGAAGAGCGCTATCTCAAGGTACACAAAGACTGGGAGCTGCGCGGCTATGACCTGCACCGCGATGCCAATGGCGTCCGTGCCGATGTGACCGTGGGTGCTGAAGCGCAACCAGTAACTCTTCAAGGCCGCGGGCTGGGCGCGGTTGAAGCCGTCTCAGACGCCCTGGGACAACGTTTCGGGATCGCCATTGCCGTTGAGGCCTATGACGAATTTGCCTTGGGCGAGGGCACTAATGCCAATGCCCTGGCCTGTATCCGTCTGATGGTCAACGAGACCCATTGCAGCGCTGCAGCCCTGGCGGAGGATACGACCTCGGCAACTTTGCAGGCGCTGTTCTCGGCCGTTGCCCAGGTGGTCGGATCGTCCGGGGAGGCGCGCCAGTCGGACCGGCAGGCAGCTGAGGTCTGA
- a CDS encoding Lrp/AsnC family transcriptional regulator has protein sequence MPENNATLVKIDKTDRKILEQVQNNGALTNQELADKVGLSPSPCLRRVRALEEAGVIVRTVTILDHKKLGLSLTAIILIGMDRHTPERFSAFEEKVSAYPEVQECYLITGQDADYMLKVVVPDMDHYHHFLLNRITRIQGVSGVHSSFVLRRVLDSTALPLGYLS, from the coding sequence ATGCCAGAAAACAACGCAACGCTTGTTAAAATCGATAAAACCGACCGAAAAATCCTTGAGCAGGTACAAAACAACGGCGCCCTGACCAATCAGGAACTGGCCGACAAAGTGGGCCTGTCCCCCTCCCCCTGCCTGCGCCGGGTGCGGGCACTGGAAGAGGCCGGGGTCATCGTCCGGACCGTCACTATCCTGGATCACAAGAAACTGGGACTGTCGCTCACCGCCATCATCCTGATTGGCATGGACCGGCACACGCCGGAACGGTTCTCCGCCTTTGAGGAGAAGGTATCGGCGTATCCGGAAGTGCAGGAGTGCTACCTGATCACGGGCCAGGATGCGGATTACATGCTCAAGGTGGTGGTGCCGGACATGGACCATTACCACCATTTCCTGCTCAACCGGATTACCCGCATTCAGGGAGTCAGCGGCGTGCATTCCAGCTTCGTGCTAAGGCGGGTGCTCGACTCCACTGCCCTGCCCCTGGGCTACCTGTCCTGA
- a CDS encoding proline--tRNA ligase yields the protein MRASRYLIATQKETPADAEIISHQLMLRAGMIRKLAAGLYTWLPMGLRTLRKVERIVREEMDKSGGQEVLMPAVQPSELWQESGRWTQYGGELLRMQDRHGRDFCFGPTHEEVITDLIRNDLKSYKELPANFYQIQTKFRDERRPRFGVMRAREFVMKDAYSFHLNAESLDETYQEMHQAYCAIFDRLGLDYRPVQADSGAIGGSASHEFHVLASSGEDAIVFSSDSNYAANIEKAEAVAPAGERAAPSEDLKEVSTPGQRTIGAIAEFLNVDATRTVKTLLVKSEPDEDGNSGLVALILRGDHTLNEIKAENLAGIAEPLTMATDEEIEAAIGCKPGSIGPVNLSVPVIADRSAAHLADFVCGANKDDFHLTGVNWERDVPLDRVEDLRDVVEGDPSPDGKGHLEIRRGIEVGHIFKLGNKYSSAMNATVLDENGKSAVLDMGCYGIGVSRIVAASIEQNHDDKGIIWPDAIAPFQVAIVTLNAHKSETVAEAGDKLYEQLRQAGYDVLLDDRNERPGVKFADMELIGIPHRFVVSDRGLAAGTLEYKGRRDAEKQDLPIEEALPFLINASPRKGL from the coding sequence ATGCGAGCAAGCCGTTACCTGATTGCAACCCAGAAAGAGACCCCGGCAGACGCCGAGATCATCAGTCATCAGCTCATGCTCCGCGCCGGCATGATCCGAAAGCTTGCAGCCGGCCTGTATACCTGGCTGCCGATGGGCCTGCGAACCTTGCGCAAAGTAGAACGGATTGTTCGTGAGGAAATGGACAAGAGCGGTGGCCAGGAAGTCCTGATGCCCGCCGTGCAGCCGTCAGAGCTTTGGCAGGAGTCCGGCCGCTGGACCCAATACGGCGGTGAGCTGCTGCGAATGCAGGATCGGCATGGGCGCGATTTCTGCTTCGGTCCGACTCACGAAGAAGTCATCACCGACCTGATTCGCAATGATCTGAAAAGCTACAAGGAACTGCCGGCAAACTTTTACCAGATTCAGACCAAGTTCCGGGACGAACGTCGGCCACGTTTCGGCGTGATGCGCGCTCGCGAGTTCGTCATGAAGGACGCCTATTCCTTCCACCTGAATGCCGAGTCACTGGATGAGACCTACCAGGAAATGCATCAGGCTTATTGCGCAATCTTCGATCGCCTGGGCCTCGACTATCGCCCGGTTCAGGCCGATTCCGGCGCCATCGGTGGCAGCGCCTCGCACGAATTCCACGTGCTGGCCTCCTCTGGCGAGGACGCCATCGTGTTCAGCTCCGACAGCAACTACGCTGCCAACATTGAAAAGGCAGAAGCAGTAGCCCCGGCCGGAGAGCGCGCCGCGCCAAGCGAAGACCTGAAGGAAGTCTCGACCCCGGGACAACGCACCATCGGTGCCATCGCTGAATTCCTGAACGTCGACGCCACTCGCACGGTCAAAACCCTGCTGGTCAAATCCGAGCCGGATGAAGACGGCAACAGCGGTCTTGTCGCCCTGATTCTGCGCGGCGACCACACCCTGAACGAGATCAAGGCGGAGAACCTGGCGGGCATCGCAGAACCGCTGACCATGGCAACCGATGAGGAAATCGAAGCGGCTATCGGCTGCAAGCCTGGCTCTATCGGCCCCGTGAACCTTTCAGTGCCGGTGATCGCGGACCGAAGCGCCGCCCACCTTGCCGACTTTGTTTGTGGCGCCAATAAGGATGATTTCCATCTGACCGGCGTGAACTGGGAGCGGGACGTACCGCTGGATCGTGTTGAGGACCTTCGCGACGTGGTTGAAGGCGATCCGAGCCCAGATGGCAAAGGCCACCTGGAAATCCGTCGGGGCATCGAAGTAGGTCACATCTTCAAGCTTGGCAACAAATACAGCAGCGCCATGAATGCCACGGTGCTGGACGAAAATGGCAAGAGCGCGGTACTCGATATGGGCTGCTACGGCATCGGCGTGTCCCGTATCGTTGCGGCCTCGATCGAGCAGAATCACGATGACAAAGGCATCATATGGCCAGACGCCATTGCCCCGTTCCAGGTTGCCATCGTTACCCTGAACGCCCATAAGTCTGAGACAGTCGCCGAAGCAGGCGACAAGCTGTACGAACAGCTGCGCCAGGCAGGCTATGACGTCTTGCTGGATGACCGGAACGAGCGCCCGGGCGTGAAGTTTGCTGACATGGAGCTGATCGGTATTCCGCACCGGTTCGTGGTTTCCGATCGCGGCCTGGCCGCGGGGACCCTGGAATACAAGGGCCGCAGGGACGCCGAAAAGCAGGATCTTCCGATCGAGGAAGCCCTGCCTTTCCTGATCAATGCGTCTCCGCGCAAAGGGCTCTGA
- the murB gene encoding UDP-N-acetylmuramate dehydrogenase: MSLNTQPLEFVELAELNTMRVAAFARYYLEVENAEELAEALAWAERQELRTLILGGGSNLVFDGDFDGLVVRMAMRGRRWEQASGQEATLVLGAGENWHEAVLYAAGAGYRGIENLALIPGTAGAAPVQNIGAYGVELCDTLVSVTALDREAGKVITLDRDDCEFAYRDSLFKRTPGRYVITEVRLRLSRSKPLQLGYRDLEEYLAGTSPSELTVKDVATAVMAIRRRKLPDPELIPNAGSFFKNPVVPSADYENLLARYPDMVGYAQSSSVKLAAAWLIDQCGWKGFRNENVGVHNRQALVLINHSGGTGRDILELAAKIRASVQDKFGVELEMEPGIVS, translated from the coding sequence TTGAGCCTGAACACGCAACCATTGGAATTTGTCGAGCTGGCTGAGCTCAATACGATGCGAGTGGCAGCCTTTGCCCGTTACTACCTTGAGGTCGAGAATGCCGAAGAGCTTGCTGAGGCCCTGGCCTGGGCCGAGCGCCAGGAACTCCGCACCCTGATTCTGGGTGGCGGCAGCAATCTGGTGTTTGACGGCGACTTCGACGGGCTGGTGGTGCGTATGGCCATGCGTGGTCGGCGCTGGGAGCAGGCTTCGGGTCAGGAGGCCACATTGGTACTCGGCGCTGGCGAAAACTGGCACGAGGCCGTTCTTTACGCCGCCGGCGCCGGTTACCGTGGAATTGAAAATCTGGCCCTGATTCCCGGTACGGCGGGCGCGGCGCCGGTACAGAATATTGGCGCCTACGGGGTGGAGCTGTGTGACACACTGGTGTCTGTTACGGCGCTGGATCGTGAGGCTGGTAAGGTTATTACCCTGGACCGTGACGACTGTGAATTTGCCTACCGGGACAGCCTGTTCAAGCGTACTCCGGGGCGCTACGTCATAACCGAGGTCCGGCTCAGGCTGTCGCGCAGCAAGCCCTTGCAGTTGGGCTACCGGGATCTGGAGGAGTATCTGGCTGGGACCTCACCCTCGGAGTTGACGGTGAAGGATGTTGCCACTGCGGTGATGGCGATCCGTCGCCGCAAGCTCCCAGACCCGGAATTGATCCCCAATGCCGGCAGCTTCTTCAAGAACCCGGTGGTACCGTCCGCTGATTATGAGAATTTGCTGGCACGCTATCCCGATATGGTTGGTTACGCCCAGAGCTCCAGCGTCAAACTTGCCGCGGCCTGGCTCATTGATCAGTGCGGTTGGAAGGGGTTCCGAAACGAGAATGTCGGCGTTCATAACCGTCAGGCGCTAGTGCTGATTAATCATTCTGGCGGTACCGGACGGGATATCCTGGAGCTGGCCGCCAAGATACGGGCATCGGTGCAGGACAAGTTCGGGGTGGAGCTGGAGATGGAGCCCGGGATCGTCAGCTAA
- a CDS encoding low molecular weight protein-tyrosine-phosphatase, whose translation MSKQVNVLFVCLGNICRSPSAEGVFRSLVENSSLEDFIKIDSCGTGHWHIGKAPDSRAIQAARKRSIDISDLRARQFVADDLDEFDYVLVMDQQNLADVTDIWRQSGGTRPELFLSYGRSRHQEVPDPYYGGPDGFEFVLDLIHEAGEGLLADIRERLA comes from the coding sequence ATGTCGAAGCAAGTGAATGTGCTGTTTGTCTGCCTGGGCAACATCTGTCGCTCGCCCAGTGCCGAAGGCGTGTTTCGGTCACTGGTAGAGAACTCGAGCCTTGAGGACTTCATCAAGATCGATTCCTGCGGCACAGGCCATTGGCATATCGGCAAGGCGCCCGATTCCAGGGCGATACAGGCCGCCCGCAAGCGCAGCATCGACATCAGTGACCTGAGAGCCCGGCAATTTGTGGCGGACGATCTCGATGAGTTTGATTATGTGCTGGTGATGGATCAGCAGAATCTGGCTGATGTCACCGACATCTGGCGCCAGAGTGGCGGCACCCGCCCGGAACTGTTCCTCAGTTACGGGCGGTCTCGCCACCAGGAAGTTCCCGACCCCTACTACGGCGGCCCGGACGGCTTTGAGTTCGTACTGGATCTGATCCACGAGGCAGGCGAGGGTCTGCTGGCCGATATCCGGGAGCGTCTGGCTTGA
- the kdsB gene encoding 3-deoxy-manno-octulosonate cytidylyltransferase, whose protein sequence is MSFSVVIPARYASSRLPGKPLADIVGKPMIQHVYERALASRADRVVVATDDDRIRAACERFGADVVMTSPDHASGTDRLAEVARKLDLEGDHRVVNVQGDEPLIPSVLINQVADNLEFYPDAAIATLCERIHDVDQLINPNAVKVVFDHQGMAHYFSRAPIPWPRDAWMGGGPLSGHDAPMPAGVDYFRHIGIYGYRAHVLEQFVNWAPAPTEKAESLEQLRALYNGARIHVDVAAEKPPAGVDTEADLERIREWLETRSV, encoded by the coding sequence ATGTCTTTCTCTGTGGTTATCCCAGCCCGTTATGCCTCCAGCCGTTTGCCCGGCAAGCCGTTGGCGGACATCGTGGGCAAGCCGATGATTCAACATGTTTACGAACGGGCACTGGCGAGCCGTGCTGATCGGGTGGTGGTGGCCACCGATGATGACCGTATTCGCGCAGCTTGCGAGCGCTTTGGCGCCGATGTTGTGATGACATCGCCGGACCATGCCAGTGGCACTGATCGGCTGGCAGAAGTGGCGCGAAAGCTCGACCTGGAAGGCGATCACCGGGTGGTCAACGTGCAGGGTGATGAGCCCCTGATTCCATCGGTGCTGATCAATCAGGTAGCAGACAATCTGGAATTCTACCCCGATGCCGCCATCGCCACCCTGTGCGAGCGAATCCACGATGTTGATCAGTTGATTAACCCTAATGCCGTGAAAGTGGTGTTCGACCACCAGGGCATGGCCCACTATTTCAGTCGGGCGCCGATTCCGTGGCCACGGGATGCCTGGATGGGCGGTGGCCCACTGAGCGGCCACGATGCACCCATGCCGGCCGGTGTCGATTATTTCCGTCATATCGGCATATACGGCTACCGGGCCCATGTTCTGGAGCAGTTCGTGAACTGGGCGCCGGCACCTACCGAAAAGGCGGAGTCTCTGGAGCAGTTGCGGGCTTTGTACAACGGTGCCCGTATCCACGTGGACGTAGCCGCTGAAAAGCCACCCGCCGGCGTTGATACCGAAGCCGATCTGGAGCGCATCCGGGAATGGCTGGAAACGAGGAGCGTATGA
- a CDS encoding Trm112 family protein, whose product MDKKLLAMLACPVCKGDLKLNEARTELVCYQDAMAFPVREGIPVMLSSEARTLTTDERLDKR is encoded by the coding sequence ATGGATAAAAAACTGCTGGCAATGCTGGCGTGCCCGGTCTGCAAGGGCGATCTGAAACTCAACGAGGCTCGAACCGAGCTGGTTTGCTACCAGGACGCCATGGCGTTCCCCGTTCGCGAGGGGATACCGGTCATGCTATCCAGTGAAGCTCGTACGCTCACTACCGATGAGCGCCTCGATAAGCGCTAA
- the lpxK gene encoding tetraacyldisaccharide 4'-kinase: MSSLIDRLWYGKSRPLWPLAPLSWLFQAVAASRRRKAWEARNEALPVPVVVVGNITAGGTGKSPLTAWLVAELRTAGWRPAIISRGYGGKSPHYPALVSADSKPSEMGDEPVMLAQATGVPVVVDPIRRRGALWALDQKLGDILVCDDGLQHYALPRDVELAVFDGARGAGNGAVIPVGPLREPVSRLSSVDFVVVNGGEFEAGQHLDAFDNIEHPEIHTMALEPSTLVNLKSGQARPITDLQGQAVRAVAGIGNPGRFFDTLRNLGATVTEAPFSDHHNFKASDLAAETGQWVVMTAKDAVKCRPFAPDNAWVFSVQASLSDEFSRSVISRIGQSSEQLIS; encoded by the coding sequence ATGAGCTCGCTGATTGACCGGCTCTGGTATGGCAAGTCGCGCCCGTTGTGGCCCCTGGCTCCGCTGAGCTGGCTGTTCCAGGCGGTGGCTGCCTCCCGGCGTCGTAAGGCCTGGGAGGCGAGAAATGAAGCGCTGCCGGTCCCGGTGGTGGTGGTGGGCAATATCACCGCGGGCGGTACTGGAAAGTCCCCTCTTACTGCTTGGCTGGTCGCCGAGCTTCGGACAGCGGGTTGGCGCCCAGCTATCATCAGTCGCGGGTATGGCGGCAAGTCCCCGCACTACCCGGCACTGGTCAGTGCCGACAGCAAACCCTCCGAAATGGGCGATGAGCCGGTGATGCTGGCGCAAGCAACCGGTGTTCCAGTGGTGGTCGATCCCATTCGCCGCCGCGGTGCGCTTTGGGCGTTGGATCAGAAGCTTGGCGATATTCTCGTCTGCGACGATGGCCTGCAGCACTATGCCTTACCGAGAGATGTCGAGCTGGCGGTCTTCGACGGTGCCCGTGGTGCGGGCAATGGCGCCGTAATTCCCGTCGGCCCCCTACGTGAGCCTGTTTCGCGCCTGTCTTCTGTGGACTTTGTGGTGGTGAATGGTGGCGAGTTTGAGGCCGGCCAGCATCTCGACGCCTTCGACAATATTGAGCATCCGGAAATCCACACCATGGCGCTTGAGCCATCGACGCTGGTTAACCTGAAATCCGGGCAGGCGCGGCCAATCACCGATTTGCAGGGGCAGGCCGTGCGAGCGGTTGCCGGAATCGGCAATCCTGGACGGTTTTTCGATACACTAAGAAACTTGGGGGCCACGGTCACCGAGGCACCGTTTTCGGATCATCATAATTTCAAGGCCAGCGACCTGGCTGCGGAAACGGGCCAGTGGGTGGTGATGACTGCCAAGGATGCGGTGAAATGCCGTCCGTTTGCGCCAGACAACGCCTGGGTTTTTTCCGTACAGGCCAGTTTGTCGGATGAATTTTCACGTTCGGTGATCTCCCGCATTGGGCAGAGTTCCGAACAGTTAATCTCTTAA
- the msbA gene encoding lipid A export permease/ATP-binding protein MsbA, protein MSSPDPLPAQGPVAQPSGSWETYKRLLAYVKPFWLAFSLAVVGNVIYAAASTGMAAAMEYVIAAIENPTEGNRIMLTLLIVGVFAFRGVGTFMSQYFIGYVGRHVINVLRNDVFDRLLSLPSRYFDDNAAGRLVSKLTFNVEQVAEATTNAVTITLREGLTIIGLLCFMLYTNWVLTLIFLAVGPVIGAVVSYASKRFRRISKRIQGSMGDITHVASESIAGYRVVRTFGGEDYEQQRFREVNDRNLTQSLKMASTQAISVPVIQVLVAIAIAALVWTMLAPEIRGGMTTGQLVAFITAATTMAKPIRQVTSVHAKIQKGLAAAYDVFETMDEQPEQDPGTYAPSRVEGNIRFEDVSFRYRDQLDNVLEGITLDIPAGQSVALVGRSGSGKSTLVSLLPRFYEYTGGDILIDDHSLRDYSLKALRSQIALVTQNVVLFNDTIAANIAYGALRDCSREEIREAAAKAHALEFIDRMPEGLDTMIGDNGVMLSGGQRQRLAIARALLKNAPVLILDEATSALDTESERHIQEALEMVMKGRTTLVIAHRLSTIEKADRILVMDNGRIVESGRHDELLKTGGAYAQLHQMQFSESV, encoded by the coding sequence GTAACGTCATTTATGCGGCGGCCTCCACCGGCATGGCGGCCGCCATGGAATATGTGATTGCCGCCATCGAAAACCCGACTGAGGGCAACCGGATCATGCTCACACTGCTGATCGTGGGGGTGTTTGCCTTTCGTGGTGTGGGTACGTTTATGAGCCAGTACTTCATCGGTTACGTTGGCCGCCACGTCATCAACGTGCTGCGAAACGATGTCTTCGACCGCCTGCTGTCCCTGCCGTCCCGTTATTTTGATGACAACGCTGCCGGTCGGTTGGTGTCCAAGCTGACCTTCAACGTGGAGCAGGTAGCAGAAGCCACCACCAACGCAGTTACCATCACGCTCCGGGAAGGGCTGACCATTATTGGTCTGCTGTGTTTCATGCTCTACACCAACTGGGTGCTCACATTGATCTTTCTTGCGGTTGGTCCGGTCATCGGCGCTGTGGTGAGCTATGCCAGCAAGCGTTTCCGTCGAATCAGTAAGCGCATTCAGGGCTCCATGGGCGACATTACCCATGTGGCCTCTGAATCCATTGCCGGTTATCGCGTAGTCCGGACTTTTGGTGGCGAAGACTACGAGCAGCAGCGATTTCGTGAGGTCAACGATCGCAACCTTACCCAGAGCCTGAAGATGGCTTCGACCCAGGCTATCAGTGTGCCGGTAATTCAGGTGTTGGTAGCCATCGCTATCGCAGCGCTGGTGTGGACCATGTTGGCGCCGGAGATTCGGGGTGGCATGACCACAGGCCAGCTGGTCGCTTTCATTACCGCTGCGACCACCATGGCGAAACCGATCCGCCAGGTCACCTCGGTGCACGCCAAGATCCAGAAAGGCCTGGCCGCCGCCTACGATGTGTTCGAAACCATGGACGAGCAGCCCGAACAGGATCCAGGCACCTACGCGCCGTCACGAGTGGAAGGTAACATCCGGTTTGAGGACGTATCGTTCCGGTACCGGGATCAGCTCGACAACGTGCTCGAGGGCATCACGCTCGATATTCCAGCAGGTCAGAGTGTCGCGCTGGTGGGCCGCTCCGGCAGCGGCAAGTCCACACTGGTTAGCCTGTTGCCACGCTTCTACGAGTACACCGGTGGCGATATCCTGATCGACGACCACTCGTTGCGGGACTATTCCCTGAAAGCCCTGCGCTCGCAGATAGCCCTGGTAACCCAGAACGTTGTGCTGTTCAACGACACCATTGCGGCCAACATCGCTTATGGTGCCTTGCGGGATTGCAGTCGCGAGGAGATCCGGGAGGCTGCGGCCAAGGCCCATGCCCTTGAGTTTATCGACCGGATGCCCGAGGGGCTGGATACCATGATTGGTGACAACGGCGTGATGCTCTCGGGCGGTCAGCGCCAGCGATTGGCCATCGCCCGGGCGCTGCTCAAGAACGCGCCGGTTCTGATTCTTGATGAGGCCACCTCGGCGCTTGATACCGAGTCTGAGCGTCACATTCAGGAAGCGTTGGAAATGGTCATGAAGGGCCGGACCACCCTGGTCATCGCGCACCGTCTGTCCACCATTGAGAAAGCCGACCGAATCCTGGTGATGGACAACGGCCGAATTGTTGAATCCGGGCGGCACGACGAGCTGCTGAAGACCGGTGGTGCCTACGCCCAGCTGCATCAGATGCAATTCAGCGAATCGGTATGA